Proteins co-encoded in one Muntiacus reevesi chromosome 13, mMunRee1.1, whole genome shotgun sequence genomic window:
- the CHFR gene encoding E3 ubiquitin-protein ligase CHFR isoform X2, translated as MSVDSSGGCAAGSGFGAGRGVSWRRARASGGTLGRLAARAAAAGRGRRGGAAGRSLCPCGPGLTRRFRVSSDVNPMERPGEGEQPPQQQPWGRLLRLGAEEGEPHVLLRKREWTIGRRRGCDLSFPGNKLVSGDHCKITVDEKSGQVSLEDTSANGTVINKLKVVKKQTCPLQTGDVIYLVYRKNEPEHNVAYLYESLNEKQGVTQDSFEANKENVFHVTKDTSGAARGDDPQDPQVLLSSPATQVCFEEPQPSTSTSDLFPTASTSSMEPTSAGRGPPSSSSSRGADVSPKGCGPSVTSDEISSFPSTLPDREGASFSLSEPQDQENLEPVKKRVKADGEPDLNLPILVTDPGRDPPSALDIRAEAMKPDRMEETLTCIICQDLLHDCVSLQPCMHTFCAACYSGWMERSALCPTCRCPVERICKNHILNNLVEAYLLQHPDKRRSEEDLRSMAARNKITQDMLQPKVRRAFSDEEGSSEDLLELSDVDSESSDVSQPSIVCRQCPEYRRQAGQPLPYPGPGSEPGAPQAPGDAPSTSANVTAGAICLQPFCHLYWGCARTGCLGCLAPFCELNLGDRCLDGVLSNNNYESDVLKNYLATRGLTWKNMLIESLGALQRGVFLLSDYRITGNTVLCYCCGLRSFRELTYQYRQNIPASELPVSVTSRPDCYWGRNCRTQVKAHHAMKFNHICEQTRFKN; from the exons ATGTCTGTTGACAGCAGCGGTGGCTGCGCGGCCGGTTCCGGGTTCGGCGCGGGGCGGGGGGTAAGCTGGCGACGGGCGCGGGCGTCCGGCGGGACGCTGGGGAGGCTCGCGGCGCGGGCCGCAGCGGCGGGGCGCGGGCGCCGAGGAGGAGCGGCAGGCCGCAGCCTCTGCCCTTGCGGTCCGGGTCTCACCCGACGTTTCCGGGTCTCGTCAGATGTGAATCCGATGGAGCGGCCGGGGGAAGGCGAGCAGCCGCCCCAGCAGCAGCCTTGGGGGAGGCTTCTTCGCCTGGGCGCCGAGGAGGGCGAGCCGCACGTCCTCCTGAGGAAACGGGAGTGGACCATCGGGCGAAGAAGAG GATGTGACCTTTCATTCCCTGGCAATAAATTGGTCTCTGGAGATCACTGTAAAATTACAGTGGATGAAAAATCTGGTCAGGTATCACTGGAAGATACCAG TGCCAATGGAACTGTCATTAACAAGCTGAAGGTTGTTAAGAAGCAAACTTGCCCTTTACAGACTGGGGATGTCATCTACTTGGTGTACAGGAAGAATGAGCCAGAACACA ACGTGGCATACCTCTACGAATCTCTAAATGAAAAGCAAGGTGTAACACAAGACTCCTTTG AAgctaataaagaaaatgtgttccaCGTGACCAAAGATACCTCAGGTGCAGCGCGAGGTGACGATCCTCAGGATCCCCAGGTCCTGCTGTCGTCGCCCGCCACTCAGGTGTGCTTTGAGGAACCACAGCCATCAACGTCCACGTCGGACCTCTTCCCCACGGCCTCTACCTCTTCCATGGAGCCCACCTCTGCAGGCCGAGGGCCTCCCTCCAGCTCCA GCTCCAGAGGTGCAGACGTCTCTCCAAAGGGGTGTGGTCCATCTGTGACAAGTGATGAAATCTCCAGCTTCCCTTCGACTCTCCCAGACAGAGAGGgggcttccttttctctttcggAACCCCAGGATCAGGAGAATTTGGAGCCCGTTAAGAAGAGAGTAAAAGCAG ATGGGGAGCCAGACCTTAACCTGCCCATACTGGTCACAGACCCAGGCAGAGACCCTCCCTCTGCCCTCGACATCAGAGCTGAGGCCATGAAGCCAGACAGGATGGAGGAGACACTCACGTGCATCATCTGCCAGGACCTGCTGCATGACTGTGTGAG CCTGCAGCCCTGTATGCACACCTTCTGCGCTGCCTGCTACTCGGGCTGGATGGAGCGCTCTGCCCTGTGCCCCACCTGCCGCTGTCCGGTCGAGCGCATCTGTAAAAACCACATCCTCAACAACCTGGTGGAGGCGTACCTGCTGCAGCACCCAGACAAGAGGCGCAGCGAGGAGGACCTGCGCAGCATGGCCGCCAGGAACAAGATCACGCAGGACATGCTGCAGCCCAAGGTCAGGAGGGCCTTCTCTGACGAGGAGGGCAGCTCCGAGGACCTGCTGGAGCTGTCGGACGTGGACAGTGAGTCCTCGGACGTTAG CCAGCCGTCCATCGTTTGCAGACAGTGCCCTGAGTACCGCAGACAGGCGGGGCAGCCCCTTCCCTACCCAGGGCCCGGCAGCGAGCCAGGGGCACCGCAGGCCCCCGGGGATGCACCGTCCACATCCGCCAACGTCACGGCAG GTGCCATCTGCCTGCAGCCCTTCTGCCACCTCTACTGGGGCTGCGCCCGGACTGGCTGCCTCGGCTGCCTGGCCCCGTTCTGCG AACTCAACCTGGGTGACCGGTGTCTGGATGGGGTGCTGAGCAACAACAACTACGAGTCAGACGTCTTGAAG AATTACCTGGCCACCAGGGGTTTGACATGGAAAAACATGTTGATTGAGAGCCTTGGGGCTCTGCAGAGGGGAGTATTCCTGCTGTCTG ATTACAGAATCACCGGGAACACCGTGCTGTGCTACTGCTGCGGCCTGCGGAGCTTCCGCGAGCTCACCTACCAGTACCGGCAGAACATTCCTGCTTCTGAGCTCCCAG tgTCCGTCACATCCCGTCCTGATTGCTATTGGGGCCGCAACTGCCGCACTCAGGTGAAGGCCCACCACGCAAT
- the CHFR gene encoding E3 ubiquitin-protein ligase CHFR isoform X3 — protein MSVDSSGGCAAGSGFGAGRGVSWRRARASGGTLGRLAARAAAAGRGRRGGAAGRSLCPCGPGLTRRFRVSSDVNPMERPGEGEQPPQQQPWGRLLRLGAEEGEPHVLLRKREWTIGRRRDVAYLYESLNEKQGVTQDSFEANKENVFHVTKDTSGAARGDDPQDPQVLLSSPATQVCFEEPQPSTSTSDLFPTASTSSMEPTSAGRGPPSSSSSRGADVSPKGCGPSVTSDEISSFPSTLPDREGASFSLSEPQDQENLEPVKKRVKADGEPDLNLPILVTDPGRDPPSALDIRAEAMKPDRMEETLTCIICQDLLHDCVSLQPCMHTFCAACYSGWMERSALCPTCRCPVERICKNHILNNLVEAYLLQHPDKRRSEEDLRSMAARNKITQDMLQPKVRRAFSDEEGSSEDLLELSDVDSESSDVSQPSIVCRQCPEYRRQAGQPLPYPGPGSEPGAPQAPGDAPSTSANVTAAQDYVCALQGSHAICTCCFQPMPDRRAERERDPRIAPQQCAICLQPFCHLYWGCARTGCLGCLAPFCELNLGDRCLDGVLSNNNYESDVLKNYLATRGLTWKNMLIESLGALQRGVFLLSDYRITGNTVLCYCCGLRSFRELTYQYRQNIPASELPVSVTSRPDCYWGRNCRTQVKAHHAMKFNHICEQTRFKN, from the exons ATGTCTGTTGACAGCAGCGGTGGCTGCGCGGCCGGTTCCGGGTTCGGCGCGGGGCGGGGGGTAAGCTGGCGACGGGCGCGGGCGTCCGGCGGGACGCTGGGGAGGCTCGCGGCGCGGGCCGCAGCGGCGGGGCGCGGGCGCCGAGGAGGAGCGGCAGGCCGCAGCCTCTGCCCTTGCGGTCCGGGTCTCACCCGACGTTTCCGGGTCTCGTCAGATGTGAATCCGATGGAGCGGCCGGGGGAAGGCGAGCAGCCGCCCCAGCAGCAGCCTTGGGGGAGGCTTCTTCGCCTGGGCGCCGAGGAGGGCGAGCCGCACGTCCTCCTGAGGAAACGGGAGTGGACCATCGGGCGAAGAAGAG ACGTGGCATACCTCTACGAATCTCTAAATGAAAAGCAAGGTGTAACACAAGACTCCTTTG AAgctaataaagaaaatgtgttccaCGTGACCAAAGATACCTCAGGTGCAGCGCGAGGTGACGATCCTCAGGATCCCCAGGTCCTGCTGTCGTCGCCCGCCACTCAGGTGTGCTTTGAGGAACCACAGCCATCAACGTCCACGTCGGACCTCTTCCCCACGGCCTCTACCTCTTCCATGGAGCCCACCTCTGCAGGCCGAGGGCCTCCCTCCAGCTCCA GCTCCAGAGGTGCAGACGTCTCTCCAAAGGGGTGTGGTCCATCTGTGACAAGTGATGAAATCTCCAGCTTCCCTTCGACTCTCCCAGACAGAGAGGgggcttccttttctctttcggAACCCCAGGATCAGGAGAATTTGGAGCCCGTTAAGAAGAGAGTAAAAGCAG ATGGGGAGCCAGACCTTAACCTGCCCATACTGGTCACAGACCCAGGCAGAGACCCTCCCTCTGCCCTCGACATCAGAGCTGAGGCCATGAAGCCAGACAGGATGGAGGAGACACTCACGTGCATCATCTGCCAGGACCTGCTGCATGACTGTGTGAG CCTGCAGCCCTGTATGCACACCTTCTGCGCTGCCTGCTACTCGGGCTGGATGGAGCGCTCTGCCCTGTGCCCCACCTGCCGCTGTCCGGTCGAGCGCATCTGTAAAAACCACATCCTCAACAACCTGGTGGAGGCGTACCTGCTGCAGCACCCAGACAAGAGGCGCAGCGAGGAGGACCTGCGCAGCATGGCCGCCAGGAACAAGATCACGCAGGACATGCTGCAGCCCAAGGTCAGGAGGGCCTTCTCTGACGAGGAGGGCAGCTCCGAGGACCTGCTGGAGCTGTCGGACGTGGACAGTGAGTCCTCGGACGTTAG CCAGCCGTCCATCGTTTGCAGACAGTGCCCTGAGTACCGCAGACAGGCGGGGCAGCCCCTTCCCTACCCAGGGCCCGGCAGCGAGCCAGGGGCACCGCAGGCCCCCGGGGATGCACCGTCCACATCCGCCAACGTCACGGCAG CCCAGGACTACGTGTGCGCCCTGCAAGGAAGCCACGCCATATGCACCTGCTGCTTCCAGCCCATGCCCGACCGGAGGGCGGAGCGCGAGCGGGACCCCCGCATCGCCCCCCAGCAGT GTGCCATCTGCCTGCAGCCCTTCTGCCACCTCTACTGGGGCTGCGCCCGGACTGGCTGCCTCGGCTGCCTGGCCCCGTTCTGCG AACTCAACCTGGGTGACCGGTGTCTGGATGGGGTGCTGAGCAACAACAACTACGAGTCAGACGTCTTGAAG AATTACCTGGCCACCAGGGGTTTGACATGGAAAAACATGTTGATTGAGAGCCTTGGGGCTCTGCAGAGGGGAGTATTCCTGCTGTCTG ATTACAGAATCACCGGGAACACCGTGCTGTGCTACTGCTGCGGCCTGCGGAGCTTCCGCGAGCTCACCTACCAGTACCGGCAGAACATTCCTGCTTCTGAGCTCCCAG tgTCCGTCACATCCCGTCCTGATTGCTATTGGGGCCGCAACTGCCGCACTCAGGTGAAGGCCCACCACGCAAT
- the CHFR gene encoding E3 ubiquitin-protein ligase CHFR isoform X1, with amino-acid sequence MSVDSSGGCAAGSGFGAGRGVSWRRARASGGTLGRLAARAAAAGRGRRGGAAGRSLCPCGPGLTRRFRVSSDVNPMERPGEGEQPPQQQPWGRLLRLGAEEGEPHVLLRKREWTIGRRRGCDLSFPGNKLVSGDHCKITVDEKSGQVSLEDTSANGTVINKLKVVKKQTCPLQTGDVIYLVYRKNEPEHNVAYLYESLNEKQGVTQDSFEANKENVFHVTKDTSGAARGDDPQDPQVLLSSPATQVCFEEPQPSTSTSDLFPTASTSSMEPTSAGRGPPSSSSSRGADVSPKGCGPSVTSDEISSFPSTLPDREGASFSLSEPQDQENLEPVKKRVKADGEPDLNLPILVTDPGRDPPSALDIRAEAMKPDRMEETLTCIICQDLLHDCVSLQPCMHTFCAACYSGWMERSALCPTCRCPVERICKNHILNNLVEAYLLQHPDKRRSEEDLRSMAARNKITQDMLQPKVRRAFSDEEGSSEDLLELSDVDSESSDVSQPSIVCRQCPEYRRQAGQPLPYPGPGSEPGAPQAPGDAPSTSANVTAAQDYVCALQGSHAICTCCFQPMPDRRAERERDPRIAPQQCAICLQPFCHLYWGCARTGCLGCLAPFCELNLGDRCLDGVLSNNNYESDVLKNYLATRGLTWKNMLIESLGALQRGVFLLSDYRITGNTVLCYCCGLRSFRELTYQYRQNIPASELPVSVTSRPDCYWGRNCRTQVKAHHAMKFNHICEQTRFKN; translated from the exons ATGTCTGTTGACAGCAGCGGTGGCTGCGCGGCCGGTTCCGGGTTCGGCGCGGGGCGGGGGGTAAGCTGGCGACGGGCGCGGGCGTCCGGCGGGACGCTGGGGAGGCTCGCGGCGCGGGCCGCAGCGGCGGGGCGCGGGCGCCGAGGAGGAGCGGCAGGCCGCAGCCTCTGCCCTTGCGGTCCGGGTCTCACCCGACGTTTCCGGGTCTCGTCAGATGTGAATCCGATGGAGCGGCCGGGGGAAGGCGAGCAGCCGCCCCAGCAGCAGCCTTGGGGGAGGCTTCTTCGCCTGGGCGCCGAGGAGGGCGAGCCGCACGTCCTCCTGAGGAAACGGGAGTGGACCATCGGGCGAAGAAGAG GATGTGACCTTTCATTCCCTGGCAATAAATTGGTCTCTGGAGATCACTGTAAAATTACAGTGGATGAAAAATCTGGTCAGGTATCACTGGAAGATACCAG TGCCAATGGAACTGTCATTAACAAGCTGAAGGTTGTTAAGAAGCAAACTTGCCCTTTACAGACTGGGGATGTCATCTACTTGGTGTACAGGAAGAATGAGCCAGAACACA ACGTGGCATACCTCTACGAATCTCTAAATGAAAAGCAAGGTGTAACACAAGACTCCTTTG AAgctaataaagaaaatgtgttccaCGTGACCAAAGATACCTCAGGTGCAGCGCGAGGTGACGATCCTCAGGATCCCCAGGTCCTGCTGTCGTCGCCCGCCACTCAGGTGTGCTTTGAGGAACCACAGCCATCAACGTCCACGTCGGACCTCTTCCCCACGGCCTCTACCTCTTCCATGGAGCCCACCTCTGCAGGCCGAGGGCCTCCCTCCAGCTCCA GCTCCAGAGGTGCAGACGTCTCTCCAAAGGGGTGTGGTCCATCTGTGACAAGTGATGAAATCTCCAGCTTCCCTTCGACTCTCCCAGACAGAGAGGgggcttccttttctctttcggAACCCCAGGATCAGGAGAATTTGGAGCCCGTTAAGAAGAGAGTAAAAGCAG ATGGGGAGCCAGACCTTAACCTGCCCATACTGGTCACAGACCCAGGCAGAGACCCTCCCTCTGCCCTCGACATCAGAGCTGAGGCCATGAAGCCAGACAGGATGGAGGAGACACTCACGTGCATCATCTGCCAGGACCTGCTGCATGACTGTGTGAG CCTGCAGCCCTGTATGCACACCTTCTGCGCTGCCTGCTACTCGGGCTGGATGGAGCGCTCTGCCCTGTGCCCCACCTGCCGCTGTCCGGTCGAGCGCATCTGTAAAAACCACATCCTCAACAACCTGGTGGAGGCGTACCTGCTGCAGCACCCAGACAAGAGGCGCAGCGAGGAGGACCTGCGCAGCATGGCCGCCAGGAACAAGATCACGCAGGACATGCTGCAGCCCAAGGTCAGGAGGGCCTTCTCTGACGAGGAGGGCAGCTCCGAGGACCTGCTGGAGCTGTCGGACGTGGACAGTGAGTCCTCGGACGTTAG CCAGCCGTCCATCGTTTGCAGACAGTGCCCTGAGTACCGCAGACAGGCGGGGCAGCCCCTTCCCTACCCAGGGCCCGGCAGCGAGCCAGGGGCACCGCAGGCCCCCGGGGATGCACCGTCCACATCCGCCAACGTCACGGCAG CCCAGGACTACGTGTGCGCCCTGCAAGGAAGCCACGCCATATGCACCTGCTGCTTCCAGCCCATGCCCGACCGGAGGGCGGAGCGCGAGCGGGACCCCCGCATCGCCCCCCAGCAGT GTGCCATCTGCCTGCAGCCCTTCTGCCACCTCTACTGGGGCTGCGCCCGGACTGGCTGCCTCGGCTGCCTGGCCCCGTTCTGCG AACTCAACCTGGGTGACCGGTGTCTGGATGGGGTGCTGAGCAACAACAACTACGAGTCAGACGTCTTGAAG AATTACCTGGCCACCAGGGGTTTGACATGGAAAAACATGTTGATTGAGAGCCTTGGGGCTCTGCAGAGGGGAGTATTCCTGCTGTCTG ATTACAGAATCACCGGGAACACCGTGCTGTGCTACTGCTGCGGCCTGCGGAGCTTCCGCGAGCTCACCTACCAGTACCGGCAGAACATTCCTGCTTCTGAGCTCCCAG tgTCCGTCACATCCCGTCCTGATTGCTATTGGGGCCGCAACTGCCGCACTCAGGTGAAGGCCCACCACGCAAT
- the CHFR gene encoding E3 ubiquitin-protein ligase CHFR isoform X4 gives MERPGEGEQPPQQQPWGRLLRLGAEEGEPHVLLRKREWTIGRRRGCDLSFPGNKLVSGDHCKITVDEKSGQVSLEDTSANGTVINKLKVVKKQTCPLQTGDVIYLVYRKNEPEHNVAYLYESLNEKQGVTQDSFEANKENVFHVTKDTSGAARGDDPQDPQVLLSSPATQVCFEEPQPSTSTSDLFPTASTSSMEPTSAGRGPPSSSSSRGADVSPKGCGPSVTSDEISSFPSTLPDREGASFSLSEPQDQENLEPVKKRVKADGEPDLNLPILVTDPGRDPPSALDIRAEAMKPDRMEETLTCIICQDLLHDCVSLQPCMHTFCAACYSGWMERSALCPTCRCPVERICKNHILNNLVEAYLLQHPDKRRSEEDLRSMAARNKITQDMLQPKVRRAFSDEEGSSEDLLELSDVDSESSDVSQPSIVCRQCPEYRRQAGQPLPYPGPGSEPGAPQAPGDAPSTSANVTAAQDYVCALQGSHAICTCCFQPMPDRRAERERDPRIAPQQCAICLQPFCHLYWGCARTGCLGCLAPFCELNLGDRCLDGVLSNNNYESDVLKNYLATRGLTWKNMLIESLGALQRGVFLLSDYRITGNTVLCYCCGLRSFRELTYQYRQNIPASELPVSVTSRPDCYWGRNCRTQVKAHHAMKFNHICEQTRFKN, from the exons ATGGAGCGGCCGGGGGAAGGCGAGCAGCCGCCCCAGCAGCAGCCTTGGGGGAGGCTTCTTCGCCTGGGCGCCGAGGAGGGCGAGCCGCACGTCCTCCTGAGGAAACGGGAGTGGACCATCGGGCGAAGAAGAG GATGTGACCTTTCATTCCCTGGCAATAAATTGGTCTCTGGAGATCACTGTAAAATTACAGTGGATGAAAAATCTGGTCAGGTATCACTGGAAGATACCAG TGCCAATGGAACTGTCATTAACAAGCTGAAGGTTGTTAAGAAGCAAACTTGCCCTTTACAGACTGGGGATGTCATCTACTTGGTGTACAGGAAGAATGAGCCAGAACACA ACGTGGCATACCTCTACGAATCTCTAAATGAAAAGCAAGGTGTAACACAAGACTCCTTTG AAgctaataaagaaaatgtgttccaCGTGACCAAAGATACCTCAGGTGCAGCGCGAGGTGACGATCCTCAGGATCCCCAGGTCCTGCTGTCGTCGCCCGCCACTCAGGTGTGCTTTGAGGAACCACAGCCATCAACGTCCACGTCGGACCTCTTCCCCACGGCCTCTACCTCTTCCATGGAGCCCACCTCTGCAGGCCGAGGGCCTCCCTCCAGCTCCA GCTCCAGAGGTGCAGACGTCTCTCCAAAGGGGTGTGGTCCATCTGTGACAAGTGATGAAATCTCCAGCTTCCCTTCGACTCTCCCAGACAGAGAGGgggcttccttttctctttcggAACCCCAGGATCAGGAGAATTTGGAGCCCGTTAAGAAGAGAGTAAAAGCAG ATGGGGAGCCAGACCTTAACCTGCCCATACTGGTCACAGACCCAGGCAGAGACCCTCCCTCTGCCCTCGACATCAGAGCTGAGGCCATGAAGCCAGACAGGATGGAGGAGACACTCACGTGCATCATCTGCCAGGACCTGCTGCATGACTGTGTGAG CCTGCAGCCCTGTATGCACACCTTCTGCGCTGCCTGCTACTCGGGCTGGATGGAGCGCTCTGCCCTGTGCCCCACCTGCCGCTGTCCGGTCGAGCGCATCTGTAAAAACCACATCCTCAACAACCTGGTGGAGGCGTACCTGCTGCAGCACCCAGACAAGAGGCGCAGCGAGGAGGACCTGCGCAGCATGGCCGCCAGGAACAAGATCACGCAGGACATGCTGCAGCCCAAGGTCAGGAGGGCCTTCTCTGACGAGGAGGGCAGCTCCGAGGACCTGCTGGAGCTGTCGGACGTGGACAGTGAGTCCTCGGACGTTAG CCAGCCGTCCATCGTTTGCAGACAGTGCCCTGAGTACCGCAGACAGGCGGGGCAGCCCCTTCCCTACCCAGGGCCCGGCAGCGAGCCAGGGGCACCGCAGGCCCCCGGGGATGCACCGTCCACATCCGCCAACGTCACGGCAG CCCAGGACTACGTGTGCGCCCTGCAAGGAAGCCACGCCATATGCACCTGCTGCTTCCAGCCCATGCCCGACCGGAGGGCGGAGCGCGAGCGGGACCCCCGCATCGCCCCCCAGCAGT GTGCCATCTGCCTGCAGCCCTTCTGCCACCTCTACTGGGGCTGCGCCCGGACTGGCTGCCTCGGCTGCCTGGCCCCGTTCTGCG AACTCAACCTGGGTGACCGGTGTCTGGATGGGGTGCTGAGCAACAACAACTACGAGTCAGACGTCTTGAAG AATTACCTGGCCACCAGGGGTTTGACATGGAAAAACATGTTGATTGAGAGCCTTGGGGCTCTGCAGAGGGGAGTATTCCTGCTGTCTG ATTACAGAATCACCGGGAACACCGTGCTGTGCTACTGCTGCGGCCTGCGGAGCTTCCGCGAGCTCACCTACCAGTACCGGCAGAACATTCCTGCTTCTGAGCTCCCAG tgTCCGTCACATCCCGTCCTGATTGCTATTGGGGCCGCAACTGCCGCACTCAGGTGAAGGCCCACCACGCAAT